The stretch of DNA taattaaaaggaaatgaatgagTGGAAGCATCCAATCCAGACCTACAATAGGCGAGTGCCCTggcctgccctcccctcccaccaccGCCAGCACCACCAGCGCCGAAGACGACCCGGTCTCTGTCTTTGCCCTAACCTGCTGCTAAGGCCAGTTGAGACTGCGAttcctttcaaaaagaaaaagctctgcCTGTGTGTAGGCTCACAGGCCAGGGACAGGAAGGAGACAGTGTTTTGCCCACCCCAACCAATTTCCTTGTCACTTCTCAGGACCTCCCTCTGTTTCTGTCTTCTGACCGAGACAGATGGGCTCCTGAAGAGCATATGAGAGGTGGGAAGGGGCCTGTGCTCTGCACTCACCCCGCAGTAACTTACTAGTTGGGGGAAGAAGCCAGTCATCTTTCTCAGCATCAGtttaaatctgtaaaacaaaaggTTTGACTAGCTGACCTCAAAGATGTCTTCCCAAGCACCATTTCTGGAGTTGCCTACTTTGTAAAGGGACCACGGCCCTGGCGATTGAGTATAAGATGAGAACTTAAACTCCATGATGCAGCAATGGCGGTAGTTGTTCACCACTGTCTCCACTCtggtgtttgttgaatgaacaaatgaacaagtgGATATtgcaaaaggaagggaaaagcatACAGATCCAAGGCAGCTCAGTCATGTTTTCTTGATAGAACTGGAATGAATCTGGTATCCATTTGGGGATATAAAACAATAGCCTATGAAATAATGTTCTGGCAGCATGACATATTTAGAGTGCTGACCTGGAGTTATCAAATATGAAGCACAATAGTTCTCCTGCTTTTATGCTAAGAGACTTCCTGGAGAATGCAGCTTTACTTTACAAcattgtacttttaaattttctagctgCCTTGCCAAACTTTCTTCGTGTACATTATCAAGCAATTCTGCAAAGTGGGACAGGTAGGTTAGTATATGCTACTTCTTGGTTAAGGAGAAAAGGTGAGTTGGGAGGCTCAGATAAAAGTGGAGGGAAGGCGTGAAGGGCCTTTTGCTGATAGAGCTGGAAATGAAGCACTAGGAACCCCTGAAAGGAAGTGTATCCCGGGTCAGGAAGGGGAAACTCTCTCAGTAAGTGTTGGCAAGACCAGAAGGTATGTGGGTGAGGCCAGGGGTTTGGGATCTGACCTGGCTATTGCCTTAGTTTGGATTACGGGAACCCTTGACTCTTACAGGTGAGCCCCTAGAGTCTTGGCTTTTGTTACTTGGAGCCAGTCACACTGCTTTCTCCTACTCTGGGAGAGGAAGGTTGGGGTCATCTAACATCTGACCAGTTCTGCTCTAGAAGAGCTGCCCAGTCCCAGACCTGGGACTGTCCTAGGGCAAGGAAGCTGGCTGGGGAGCTCCTTGGGCTACAGAGGGTCTGTCAGGGATTGGTTCTTCCCTAcccaaggtcttgctctgtttcatAAACAAGTCCCTGCTGTGCTCCTCTCTGAGAATAAAACCAGAAGACTCAAGTACCGCAAGCAGCAAGCTCACAGCTATTGAGTGAATGTATTAGAAGATTTATATAGATGATTTACTAATCCTTGGCAGCTTAGCCTCAATCCAGATAACTGCTTGGGCGACCAGGGAAGTGAGGCTCTAGGGAGGATGGTATCCTGccaagaggggagggaggagagagcccACAGGTTGTATCTGTTACCACACCCCACCCCAATATCCTCAAGAATAAGTGCAGTACCTAGAAAAAGAGCACATATCACAATGACTGCAATAAATTAAGGTTCAAGGTGCTGAACTTCCCATTAGCAACAGTTTCATTGCAGGAAGTTTACTCATCGAAGGAAGATATCCAGTGCTGTGAATCCTGCCTGTTTGAGAACCAGGTTAGTGATAAGGAAGGGTCTCAGTTTCTCCTTATGACCTGCCCCTAGAGGTGCAGACCAGGATCTGAACAGGAAAGTGGCTTTATTTACCTCAGTCTTGGCTCAGAGGAACAAAGATCCtttggggaagaagaagaggtaAAGTTGGTTGCTAGGAGGAAGTAGGTCAGGAGAAGGTAGAGGGTACCTCTAAAGGGTAGGAAATGACTGTAATCTACCCTTAACGTATTTCCTAGACCTTTGGGGTATGTATCTAGAGTCCCTTGGGTGATTGTCTAGGAAGGTCATTGCCCCACTAGTAAAGTCTATCATGACATGATACCACAAGGATGAGTAGCACCCTTGGTGTTCAAATCAGCACTCCAGAGGAgctccctcttcctccatcttcaactTCTGCCTCTAGGAACCAACCCCAAAGACATGCTTTGCCGGGGCCAGTTTCCTCAgtttttctgggaaagaaaggaaagggagaagaggagagaaagcatTCAAGATTCCTGGGGAGTCTGGGTCAGCAGGTAGCAGGGGAGGAGCTGTGCAGAAGAGAGGGGCAGCAGTGGGCAAAAGGGCAAAGCTTTGGCTTTACCTGGGCCCTGCGTGTCTGAGAAGGGTTCTTCCAGCGCCTAAGGCTTGATAGGCTAGGTCAGACATTAGGGCTGCtaagaaaggggaggaggaacACCTGTTCTCGTCCTAATCCAAGGAAGATCAGTAGCTCAAAGCCTGAGTTCTCAGTCAGACCTAGGTGTGGCTGCGAGGAGGCTTCAAACAGCGCCCTAGGAGAGCACAGAGGAATTGGGGAAAAAGGCTGGAAAGTGGCAAGCTTCGGAGAATTTGCAGTCTCTCCTTCTCAGGATCCCTAGGTCTGCAGCGGGTTCCCCTTTCCCTAGGTTCCACAATTACTGGGGTCTCTAAAAGAAGCCAAGAACCGGTGGGAAAAGGAGGGGGCAGAGGAAACGCTTAGGGTTTTCTCCCGGGTTTGTGCGCAGCGCCCCCCCGCGGCCGCTCTGCGCGGCTGCAGAAGTACTTGGTGACCCGCCGGCGGCACTGCTCGCAGCGGACTGCGCAGCACCAGTGGAACTTGCAGTTGCAGCTGGACACGGTCTCGGCCCGGCGCTCCTCCACCGCCAGCCCGCAGTCCCCGCAGAGCCGGCGGCAGCTGCGGCGTTCCCAGCGACCCAGGGCCCGCCCGCGCCTCAGGCACTCTCGGCCTTCGGTGCCCAGCAGTCCTAGCGTTTTGTTCTCCAGGCAGTAGTCCGGGGAGTCCTCCAGGTGCACTAGCTCCCGGGTGGAGATGGAGCGAAAGGTGTCGGCGATGGCGCCGCGGCCGGCAGCGCTGTTGCCAGCACCCTGCAGCAGGTCCACCTTGAGTGCTGCGTGGTACTTCTCCTTCAGGTGCGCGCCCACCTCGCGGAACTCGGGCAGCTGCAGCCAACAGGTCTGCGTGGTGCAGCTGCCAGACACGCCGTGGCACTTGCACGTACGTTTCATGGTGCCCTTCACTGCCTGGGGAGAGAGCTAGGAGTGAGAGACCCGAGCTTAAGCGCGTGGCGAGTTTAACTGCCCCTGCGGGAGTTGCGAGGAGTCTAGTTAGTCTACTGGACCAGCCCACTTGGTACCTTATTTTGCCAGTCTTTTAAATGAACGGAAGAGTTGTCCACACCTGGAGCTCGTAGTGGATGGAGCCAGCAGCTGCCTATTCCCAAGGGCTGCGGGACTCACCTTGCGGCCAGCCTCGTTGTTGTGCAGGTTCATGGCTGCCCGTGCATCCTGTCCTGTTTCCAGGGCATCGACAAACTGCTTGGAAATCGCCTCTCCGAAGCCCACAttgtcactgcagcctccccacaGCCAGCCTTGGCCCCCTGGAAAAGTGCAGGGGGAGGACAGGTCATTAAGCAAGCGGGCGCAGAGCCTCCTGGGCTGCTGTTTCCAACTGGGTTCGGGGTGGGGGGTCCAGGATAGGAGAGGATTAAGGTTGGGCGAGTACCCTGTATCCAGATCAGTTGCCGTCTATATTTGTTTTTGCCACCTTTACACGCCCACTTCCAGGTTTAGCCAATCCCCTGCTCAGAGCTCAATGACGTAAGTAGTTGCCGAGTGGATTCTTTGCAAGGCGCCAGGACACTCCTCTGCCAACAGTGCCTCTACCCATGGGCAGAGGGTGCACGTGCCCTGCTGGTGATTGAGGTCCAGAAGGGACAAAATGGTGCCAAAAAGATGAGGAAAGCTCAAGCATTGAGTGGGAAAGGGGTACAATTGAAATATGGAACAATGATGTTGGAAATTGGTCAGGAGGGCACAGGATTGGAGACAGCACTGGAGGTAAAGAGTGGAAAGTAGACGGGGATAGGCAACACGGAAGGAAGTTCCCCTTGTGTTTGAGAGAAGCAACAGAGGAATCCCCAGAGTGTTGcttctttattattatgtttaaattAAGGAAACTACTCAATGGGACAAGAAGGTCCTAAGCTACATTTAGCCTGGCTTGTCATTGTAGGGCTTGGGATCAAACTCGTTCACCCATCTTCCGcatgattttcttcatatttagaaaaatacagcTCTTCTTCACCCCCACTAGGCTTTTCATTCTTTATGTGAATTGAGCTGGCCTATGGTACCCATCCCCACATTACTACTCACCCAGTTGCCCATTGCGGGAGTCATCACAGCCACAGTTATCAAAATCTCCAAGGCTGCAGTTTCTAGTCAGGGTGTACATGACTCCAGCAGAACTGATGGCATGCACAAATGCTGTCTCCC from Papio anubis isolate 15944 chromosome 11, Panubis1.0, whole genome shotgun sequence encodes:
- the WNT8B gene encoding protein Wnt-8b, which codes for MFLSKPSVYISLFTCVLQLSHSWSVNNFLMTGPKAYLIYSSSVAAGAQSGIEECKYQFAWDRWNCPERALQLSSHGGLRSANRETAFVHAISSAGVMYTLTRNCSLGDFDNCGCDDSRNGQLGGQGWLWGGCSDNVGFGEAISKQFVDALETGQDARAAMNLHNNEAGRKAVKGTMKRTCKCHGVSGSCTTQTCWLQLPEFREVGAHLKEKYHAALKVDLLQGAGNSAAGRGAIADTFRSISTRELVHLEDSPDYCLENKTLGLLGTEGRECLRRGRALGRWERRSCRRLCGDCGLAVEERRAETVSSCNCKFHWCCAVRCEQCRRRVTKYFCSRAERPRGGAAHKPGRKP